One region of Triticum aestivum cultivar Chinese Spring chromosome 6B, IWGSC CS RefSeq v2.1, whole genome shotgun sequence genomic DNA includes:
- the LOC123138951 gene encoding BURP domain-containing protein 4-like, whose amino-acid sequence MATKLTAIAIFMLLLTFGESSDRVEPPSSQEKGFDESSYAKTVLVQVLMRYIEIQITHLQKKMDSVKVRMRYIGIPITHLQKKMDSVKVLMWYIGIPITPLQSESPHSFLFPVEENGFDESAYAVHWDPDHAPSKGNGFAESAYAVHWDPDRAPSKDKGFGESAYAVHWDPDHAPSKDKGFGESAYAVHWDPDQAPSKENGFGASAYAVHWDPDHSPSKENGFDASSYAVHWDPDHAPSQQNGFGEGAYAVHWDPDHSPSKGNGFGESAYAVHWDPDRAPSKDRGFGESAYAVHWDPDHALSEENGFGASAYAVHWDPDHSPSKVNGFGASAYAVHWDPDHTPSTSVVPEAQAKRHQIKVQTGMLFLKKNLRVGTVLPQGTMFARGGSPKSVNSVSSPLESKYLSTILSHYKIPHSSIKAQQVADTLRSCGKPADKEEPHMCFSSREAMARFATKALGVSGARAAITRIHGHETPNTMYVVAQIAQASNNAVPCHPMDFPYEVFYCHRPREVQSLTVQLKGLKDGTPGVTATAMCHMNTSDWDEQYFELLGGERGEPICHYMPTNYIMFY is encoded by the exons ATGGCGACCAAGCTCACGGCAATAGCCATTTTCATGCTCCTGCTCACCTTTGGTGAGTCCAGCGACAGGGTTGAACCCCCATCTTCTC AAGAAAAAGGTTTTGATGAAAGTTCTTATGCG AAAACGGTTTTGGTGCAAGTGCTTATGCGGTACATTGAGATCCAGATCACTCACCTTCAA AAGAAAATGGATTCGGTGAAAGTGCGTATGCGGTACATTGGGATCCCGATCACGCACCTTCAA AAGAAAATGGATTCGGTGAAAGTGCTTATGTGGTACATTGGGATCCCGATCACGCCCCTTCAA TCTGAATCACCTCATAGCTTTTTATTTCCTGTAGAAGAAAACGGTTTTGATGAGAGTGCTTATGCGGTACATTGGGATCCAGATCATGCCCCTTCAA AAGGAAATGGGTTTGCTGAAAGTGCTTATGCGGTACATTGGGATCCAGATCGTGCCCCTTCAA AAGACAAGGGTTTTGGTGAAAGTGCGTATGCAGTACATTGGGATCCAGATCATGCACCATCAA AAGACAAGGGTTTCGGTGAAAGTGCTTATGCAGTACATTGGGATCCAGATCAAGCACCTTCAA AAGAAAATGGTTTTGGTGCAAGTGCTTATGCGGTACATTGGGATCCAGATCACTCACCTTCAA AAGAAAATGGTTTTGATGCAAGTTCTTATGCGGTACATTGGGATCCAGATCATGCTCCTTCTC AACAAAACGGTTTTGGTGAGGGTGCTTATGCGGTGCACTGGGATCCAGATCATTCACCTTCAA AAGGAAATGGGTTTGGTGAAAGTGCTTATGCGGTGCATTGGGATCCAGATCGTGCCCCTTCAA AAGACAGGGGTTTTGGTGAAAGTGCTTATGCGGTACACTGGGATCCAGATCATGCCCTTTCAG AAGAAAATGGGTTTGGTGCAAGTGCTTATGCGGTACATTGGGATCCAGATCACTCACCTTCAA AAGTAAATGGTTTTGGTGCAAGTGCTTATGCGGTACATTGGGATCCAGATCACACACCTTCAA CTTCTGTTGTTCCTGAAGCACAAGCCAAACGCCACCAGATCAAAGTTCAGACTGGCATGTTGTTCTTGAAGAAGAATCTGCGTGTTGGCACTGTACTGCCGCAAGGAACCATGTTTGCACGAGGCGGTTCACCAAAGTCTGTCAATTCTGTCTCTTCTCCGTTGGAGTCAAAGTACTTGTCaaccatcctttcacattacaagATACCTCACAGCTCGATAAAGGCCCAGCAGGTAGCTGACACCCTTCGTTCATGCGGCAAACCGGCTGACAAGGAGGAGCCACACATGTGCTTCTCATCTCGCGAAGCAATGGCCAGGTTTGCTACCAAGGCTTTGGGAGTCAGCGGCGCACGAGCAGCCATTACAAGAATTCATGGGCATGAGACCCCCAACACCATGTATGTTGTGGCACAGATCGCCCAAGCCAGCAATAATGCGGTGCCATGCCACCCTATGGATTTCCCCTATGAGGTCTTTTATTGCCATCGGCCAAGAGAGGTGCAGTCTTTGACGGTGCAACTCAAGGGCTTGAAAGATGGAACACCAGGCGTGACGGCAACAGCAATGTGCCACATGAACACATCTGATTGGGACGAGCAGTACTTTGAGCTGTTAGGCGGAGAGCGTGGTGAACCTATTTGCCACTACATGCCTACCAATTACATCATGTTCTATTAG